A window of the Streptomyces sp. JB150 genome harbors these coding sequences:
- a CDS encoding roadblock/LC7 domain-containing protein, whose protein sequence is MSTQTGGTPAGDTAPDDLRAAAADFTWLLNRFATETAGVVDAIAVSSDGLLIAVAQLRERAHSERLAAIVSGLTSLAAGASGNYGLGALNKVIIDLEGGHVLVSAIGSGAVLGVVADKEAKLGNIAYEMTLFANRAGAALSPQLVLELKNSVGAAPAG, encoded by the coding sequence TTGAGCACGCAGACAGGTGGCACTCCCGCCGGAGACACCGCACCGGACGACCTGCGGGCCGCGGCAGCCGACTTCACCTGGCTGCTCAACCGTTTCGCGACCGAGACCGCCGGTGTCGTGGACGCCATCGCGGTGTCCTCGGACGGACTGCTCATCGCGGTGGCGCAGTTGCGGGAGCGTGCCCACTCGGAGCGGCTGGCGGCGATCGTCTCCGGCCTGACCAGCCTGGCAGCCGGCGCCTCCGGCAACTACGGCCTGGGCGCGCTGAACAAGGTCATCATCGATCTGGAGGGCGGCCACGTCCTGGTCTCCGCGATCGGCAGCGGCGCCGTGCTCGGCGTGGTCGCCGACAAGGAGGCCAAGCTGGGCAACATCGCGTACGAGATGACGCTGTTCGCCAACCGCGCCGGTGCCGCGCTCAGTCCCCAGCTGGTGCTGGAGCTGAAGAACAGCGTCGGCGCCGCGCCGGCGGGCTGA
- a CDS encoding ATP-binding protein, with protein MSTQEAGIRGFADRWPFRRKLNVLVGVPLAGLAAVLVYLIADQVERARDAASAARLVRDSAQVAALVDRVEAEHQQAILLSVRHEASGPGTQPSAEGYQEAQDAVDAQVEKVRDTFGDRLPDTEDRALREISGLDSLRATIEQGYLPADNIDPAYTGVAKALIDGLGLDRNTPLSTTFTGHLLDSLLRADAAHSSFETSVFSASTGDSNALIEFVNAVGAHELYEHQADRFGRFATEAQAAELRGIEHSPAQAVIGRQFAELQIDPSNLQAGTPERIREKFNEALAAYPAYRDQSATRLEITASLIGQIADRAEEASADAWWNAGWLLGLALLGFALWLAFAVAVRRSVVRPVQALTGAARTVADVAGRELARVADDDAEDDAPLRLSEVPVTARDEIGELAEAFNHVQTTAAALLERQVLSRRNVAEMFGNVGRRVSNLTTRQLALIDAVERGETDPALLERLYRIDHIAVRLRRNADSLMLLAGIHETALDTGPTELTNVVRAALGQIEGYQRVELHAGTEVMVEPDAVGDLTLMVAELLENAVSFSPAGSAVEVTVQGGADGATVVVADHGLGMSAERLAEENARLIRRERLDLVPTKVLGLFVVGTLARRWDIGVTLSRTPGGGVTAEVTLPSALLLPPTAPAPRTPGALPPAAGQAQAPAQDPSRTLAPTPNPAERVRRTEATPVGGDRQSAVRPGTPGSPDGAAAPASASASAPVPADGAGRRETTPDTEPPGTRAPDIASPGATPPGTGHPGTSAPLPRRLPRREPGSGSPGDAPLIPRARTEADPAAGGGPRPLRRRVRGATLRTTLGPDAERFAARQAALPPADAEAVRDALEEFEAAVERAHRDSNGTGIPRPDLPRTAPGSDARHTHDQPPTNPSEGAES; from the coding sequence ATGTCCACCCAGGAGGCGGGGATCAGGGGCTTCGCCGACCGGTGGCCGTTCCGCCGCAAGCTCAACGTCCTCGTCGGCGTGCCGCTCGCGGGACTCGCCGCCGTACTCGTCTACCTCATCGCCGACCAGGTCGAACGGGCCCGGGACGCGGCGAGCGCGGCCCGGCTGGTCCGGGACAGCGCCCAGGTGGCGGCCCTGGTCGACCGGGTGGAGGCCGAGCACCAGCAGGCCATTCTGCTGTCCGTACGCCACGAGGCGTCCGGCCCCGGCACCCAGCCTTCGGCGGAGGGCTACCAGGAGGCGCAGGACGCCGTCGACGCACAGGTCGAGAAGGTGCGCGACACCTTCGGCGACCGGCTGCCGGACACCGAGGACCGGGCCCTGCGCGAGATCAGCGGCCTGGACAGCCTGCGCGCCACCATCGAGCAGGGCTACCTGCCCGCCGACAACATCGACCCGGCGTACACCGGCGTCGCCAAGGCCCTGATCGACGGGCTCGGCCTGGACCGCAACACCCCCCTCTCCACCACCTTCACCGGTCATCTGCTGGACTCCCTGCTGCGCGCGGACGCCGCCCACAGCTCCTTCGAGACCAGCGTGTTCTCCGCGTCGACCGGCGACTCCAACGCACTGATCGAGTTCGTCAACGCGGTCGGCGCCCACGAGCTGTACGAGCACCAGGCCGACCGCTTCGGCCGGTTCGCCACCGAGGCGCAGGCGGCGGAGCTGCGCGGCATCGAGCACAGCCCGGCGCAGGCCGTCATCGGCCGGCAGTTCGCCGAACTCCAGATCGACCCGAGCAACCTCCAGGCGGGCACGCCGGAGCGGATCCGGGAGAAGTTCAACGAGGCGCTGGCCGCCTATCCCGCCTACCGCGACCAGTCCGCGACCCGGCTGGAGATCACCGCCTCGCTCATCGGCCAGATCGCCGACCGCGCCGAGGAGGCCTCCGCTGACGCCTGGTGGAACGCCGGCTGGCTGCTGGGCCTCGCCCTGCTCGGCTTCGCGCTGTGGCTGGCCTTCGCGGTGGCGGTACGGCGTTCCGTGGTACGGCCCGTGCAGGCGCTGACCGGTGCCGCCCGCACCGTCGCCGACGTCGCCGGACGCGAACTCGCCCGGGTCGCAGACGACGACGCCGAGGACGACGCGCCGCTGCGGCTGAGTGAGGTGCCGGTGACGGCGCGGGACGAGATCGGCGAGCTGGCCGAGGCGTTCAACCACGTGCAGACCACCGCCGCGGCGCTGCTGGAGCGGCAGGTGCTCAGCCGGCGCAACGTCGCCGAGATGTTCGGCAACGTGGGCCGCCGGGTGAGCAACCTGACTACCCGTCAGCTGGCGTTGATCGACGCCGTCGAGCGCGGCGAGACCGACCCCGCGCTGCTGGAGCGGCTCTACCGCATCGACCACATCGCGGTCCGGCTGCGCCGCAACGCCGACAGCCTGATGCTGCTGGCGGGCATCCACGAGACCGCGCTCGACACGGGCCCCACCGAACTCACCAACGTCGTACGGGCCGCGCTCGGGCAGATCGAGGGCTACCAGCGCGTGGAGCTGCACGCGGGGACCGAGGTCATGGTGGAGCCCGACGCGGTCGGCGACCTGACCCTGATGGTCGCCGAACTCCTGGAGAACGCCGTGTCGTTCTCGCCCGCCGGCAGCGCCGTCGAGGTGACCGTGCAGGGCGGGGCGGACGGAGCGACGGTCGTGGTCGCCGACCACGGTCTCGGCATGAGCGCGGAGCGGCTGGCCGAGGAGAACGCCCGGCTGATCCGCCGTGAACGGCTCGACCTCGTGCCGACAAAGGTGCTCGGCCTGTTCGTGGTGGGCACGCTCGCGCGCCGCTGGGACATCGGGGTCACGCTGTCCCGCACCCCCGGCGGCGGTGTCACGGCCGAGGTCACCCTGCCGTCGGCCCTCCTGCTGCCGCCGACGGCTCCGGCGCCCCGGACCCCCGGCGCGCTCCCGCCGGCGGCCGGCCAGGCCCAGGCCCCGGCCCAGGACCCGTCCAGGACCCTGGCCCCAACTCCGAACCCGGCCGAGCGCGTCCGCCGTACGGAGGCCACGCCCGTCGGCGGGGACCGTCAGTCCGCCGTACGGCCCGGAACCCCGGGCAGCCCGGACGGCGCCGCTGCCCCCGCCTCCGCCTCCGCCTCCGCTCCCGTCCCCGCCGACGGAGCGGGGCGGCGGGAAACCACCCCCGACACCGAACCTCCGGGCACCCGGGCTCCCGACATCGCATCTCCCGGCGCCACACCTCCCGGCACAGGACATCCCGGCACTTCCGCGCCGCTCCCCCGGCGCCTCCCTAGGCGGGAACCCGGCTCCGGTTCCCCCGGTGACGCGCCGCTCATCCCGCGGGCCCGCACGGAGGCCGACCCGGCGGCGGGCGGTGGGCCGCGGCCGCTGCGGCGGCGGGTCCGGGGCGCGACGCTGCGCACGACGCTGGGCCCGGACGCCGAGCGGTTCGCCGCGCGGCAGGCGGCGCTGCCCCCGGCCGACGCGGAGGCGGTGCGCGACGCGCTGGAGGAGTTCGAGGCGGCCGTCGAACGCGCCCACCGCGACAGCAACGGCACCGGCATCCCCCGCCCGGACCTCCCGCGCACCGCGCCCGGGTCCGACGCCCGGCACACCCATGACCAGCCCCCGACCAACCCCTCGGAAGGAGCGGAGAGTTGA
- a CDS encoding ABC transporter substrate-binding protein encodes MNSSRSSRRHRGAAAVALAAATALLAGCGSSEDGSDNPLAEDKADGGTVVVGSNNFAESILLADIYGEALKAKGIKVTYKPNIGSRETTYGLLKNGSITVLPEYNGSLLAYLDPDAEQKSAESVNAAVKTKLDSKLTLLESAPAEDKDSVSVNAETAEKYGLSAESTLADLKDIAPDLVIGGSPEFQTRHQGLVGLEKEYGLKFKSFKALDAGGPLTQAALAKNTVQAADIFTTDPTITKEKFVVLRDPKNLFGFANVTPLVHKSGLSQKGVDTLNAVSAKLDTKTLLDLDTQVQLENKDPLDVARGWLKSVGLD; translated from the coding sequence GTGAACAGCAGCCGGTCCAGCAGGAGACACCGCGGCGCGGCCGCCGTCGCACTCGCCGCGGCGACGGCACTGCTGGCGGGCTGCGGCTCGTCCGAGGACGGGTCCGACAACCCGCTCGCGGAGGACAAGGCGGACGGCGGCACCGTCGTCGTCGGCTCCAACAACTTCGCCGAGAGCATCCTCCTCGCCGACATCTACGGCGAGGCCCTGAAGGCCAAGGGCATCAAGGTCACCTACAAGCCCAACATCGGCAGCCGCGAGACCACCTACGGCCTGCTGAAGAACGGCTCGATCACCGTCCTGCCGGAGTACAACGGCTCCCTGCTCGCCTACCTCGACCCCGACGCCGAGCAGAAGTCCGCCGAGTCGGTGAACGCCGCCGTCAAGACCAAGCTCGACTCCAAGCTGACGCTCCTGGAGTCGGCGCCGGCCGAGGACAAGGACTCCGTCTCGGTCAACGCCGAGACGGCCGAGAAGTACGGCCTGAGCGCCGAGTCGACGCTCGCCGACCTCAAGGACATCGCGCCGGACCTGGTCATCGGCGGCTCGCCCGAGTTCCAGACGCGGCACCAGGGGCTGGTCGGACTGGAGAAGGAGTACGGCCTGAAGTTCAAGTCCTTCAAGGCGCTGGACGCCGGAGGGCCGCTGACCCAGGCCGCGCTGGCGAAGAACACCGTGCAGGCCGCGGACATCTTCACCACCGACCCGACCATCACCAAGGAGAAGTTCGTCGTCCTGCGCGACCCGAAGAACCTCTTCGGCTTCGCCAACGTCACCCCGCTGGTCCACAAGAGCGGCCTCTCCCAGAAGGGCGTCGACACCCTCAACGCCGTCTCCGCCAAGCTCGACACCAAGACGCTGCTCGACCTCGACACCCAGGTGCAGCTGGAGAACAAGGACCCGCTCGACGTGGCGCGGGGCTGGCTGAAGTCGGTCGGCCTCGACTGA
- a CDS encoding aromatic amino acid ammonia-lyase encodes MSTTTDDPPLRPDPAEPPARAGVVLDGAGLTVEDVVRLADGAAVPDVPATALERVRRSWRAAQRLAAAGRLYGRATGVGAHRSVPVGPDDEADHGLRLLRSHAGGAGALLPARQVRAMLAVRANQLLAGGSGIHPDIVHALVEALRLGRVPAVPEYGGLGTGDLTALAATGLTLLGERPWLPAPTPHFPTPRTPPTPDRVPVPVPGGDPSPAFAPAPVPEPRRDSGLTPAPGTAPATAPAPTPTPVPLRPGDALALLSSNALVLGQAALASHALGVLLRATHAVAALSLAAVSGSPETYAAPVHALRPYPGAAHAAAEVRRLLGLPKRPAGSGRRIQDPYGFRAFPQVHGPTLDAADALRRIVETEINCPTENPLIAPDGTAAYHHGGFYAAPLALALDALNLALLQTAQLSAARLTALGRPDLTGLPAFLATGPAGSSGTMILEYTAGSALAELRASATPASAGHAVLSHGLEEAASFASQAARQTLRAVDAYRTVLACELVTAVRALRLHPSPPRLPVLAVAAAALPAGTEDRPLTPDLERAQELLTTLAEL; translated from the coding sequence ATGAGCACCACCACGGACGATCCGCCGCTGCGGCCCGACCCGGCGGAGCCGCCCGCGCGGGCCGGCGTCGTCCTCGACGGTGCCGGACTGACCGTCGAGGACGTGGTCCGGCTCGCCGACGGCGCGGCCGTGCCGGACGTGCCGGCCACCGCCCTGGAGCGGGTCCGGCGCTCCTGGCGGGCGGCCCAGCGGCTCGCCGCCGCGGGCCGGCTCTACGGGCGCGCCACCGGCGTCGGCGCGCACCGCTCCGTCCCGGTCGGGCCGGACGACGAGGCGGACCACGGGCTGCGTCTGCTGCGCAGCCACGCGGGCGGCGCCGGTGCCCTGCTGCCCGCCCGCCAGGTCCGCGCGATGCTCGCCGTCCGCGCCAACCAGCTCCTGGCCGGCGGCTCCGGCATCCACCCCGACATCGTCCACGCCCTCGTGGAGGCACTGCGCCTCGGCCGCGTCCCCGCGGTCCCGGAATACGGCGGCCTCGGCACCGGCGACCTCACCGCCCTCGCGGCGACCGGCCTCACCCTCCTCGGCGAACGCCCCTGGCTGCCCGCCCCGACCCCGCACTTCCCCACCCCCCGCACCCCTCCCACCCCCGACCGCGTCCCCGTCCCCGTCCCCGGCGGCGATCCCTCTCCCGCTTTCGCCCCCGCCCCGGTTCCCGAACCCCGGCGCGACTCCGGCTTGACGCCCGCCCCTGGGACGGCCCCCGCAACCGCCCCCGCGCCCACCCCCACCCCCGTCCCTCTCCGCCCCGGTGACGCGCTGGCCCTGCTCAGCAGCAACGCGCTCGTGCTCGGGCAGGCGGCGCTCGCCTCGCACGCGCTCGGCGTCCTGCTGCGGGCCACGCACGCCGTGGCGGCGCTGTCGCTCGCCGCGGTGTCCGGGTCGCCGGAGACCTACGCCGCGCCGGTGCACGCGCTGCGCCCCTACCCCGGTGCGGCGCACGCGGCCGCCGAGGTGCGGCGGCTGCTCGGGCTGCCCAAGCGGCCGGCCGGCTCGGGGCGCCGTATTCAGGACCCGTACGGTTTCCGGGCGTTCCCCCAGGTGCACGGGCCCACGCTGGACGCGGCGGACGCGCTGCGCCGGATCGTCGAGACGGAGATCAACTGCCCGACGGAGAACCCGCTCATCGCCCCCGACGGCACCGCCGCCTACCACCACGGCGGCTTCTACGCCGCCCCGCTCGCCCTCGCCCTGGACGCGCTGAACCTCGCCCTGCTGCAGACCGCCCAGCTCTCCGCCGCCCGGCTCACCGCGCTCGGCCGCCCGGACCTCACCGGCCTGCCCGCGTTCCTCGCCACCGGCCCGGCGGGCAGCTCCGGCACGATGATCCTCGAGTACACGGCCGGCTCCGCCCTCGCCGAGCTGCGTGCCAGCGCCACCCCCGCCTCCGCCGGACACGCCGTCCTCTCCCACGGCCTGGAGGAGGCCGCGAGCTTCGCCTCCCAGGCCGCTCGCCAGACCCTGCGCGCCGTCGACGCCTACCGCACCGTCCTGGCCTGTGAGCTGGTCACCGCCGTACGAGCCCTCCGGCTGCACCCCTCCCCGCCCCGCCTGCCGGTCCTCGCGGTCGCCGCCGCGGCGCTGCCCGCCGGCACCGAGGACCGGCCCCTGACGCCCGACCTGGAGCGGGCACAGGAGCTGCTGACGACCTTGGCGGAGCTGTAG
- a CDS encoding S8 family serine peptidase — MRTSPSLRRKLISAAALSAALITAGTTSVAAAQDPAPAPQASSPQAAADLATRTEAAPGVVAERLIVGYESGASEAKSNKAAEADAVAKGKEAGEKLDFQRRLGTGAALVDLGDDLTKADVADVIAEYQADPQVAYVVPDRLNKPQATPNDTDYAKQWDLFETTAGMNVPGAWNTTTGTGVTVAVIDTGYVAHSDLAANIVGGYDFIADTAVAVDGNGRDSDPADPGDWYAAGECGAGVPASNSSWHGTHVAGTIAAVTNNAKGMAGIAYGAKISPIRVLGKCGGYDSDIIDAITWASGGTVSGVPANTNVAKVINMSLGGDGACTSATQNAINAAVGRGTTVVVASGNDNENVANHSPGNCNNVISVAATNRTGAKASYSNYGSLIDISAPGGQTSTGTANGIYSTLNSGTKTPSTESYAFYQGTSMATPHVAGLAALMKSANSALTPAQIESAIKANARPLPGACSGGCGAGLADATKTVQAVTGSGGSTGGTTFTSTTAVNIPDAGSAVESPITVTGRSGNAPSALQVGVDITHTYRGDLVIDLVAPDGTAYRLKSSSSSDSADNVLTTYTVNASGEVANGTWKLRVQDVAAQDTGRLNSWKLTF, encoded by the coding sequence TTGCGTACTTCCCCGTCCCTGCGACGCAAGCTGATATCCGCCGCCGCCCTCTCCGCGGCGCTGATCACGGCTGGCACCACCTCGGTCGCCGCCGCCCAGGACCCCGCGCCCGCTCCCCAGGCCTCCTCCCCGCAGGCCGCCGCCGACCTCGCCACCCGCACCGAGGCCGCCCCCGGCGTCGTCGCCGAACGCCTCATCGTCGGCTACGAGTCCGGCGCCTCCGAGGCCAAGTCGAACAAGGCCGCCGAGGCCGACGCCGTCGCCAAGGGCAAGGAGGCCGGCGAGAAGCTGGACTTCCAGCGCCGCCTCGGCACCGGCGCCGCCCTCGTCGACCTCGGCGACGACCTGACGAAGGCGGACGTCGCCGACGTCATCGCCGAGTACCAGGCCGACCCGCAGGTCGCCTACGTCGTCCCGGACCGCCTGAACAAGCCGCAGGCCACCCCGAACGACACCGACTACGCCAAGCAGTGGGACCTCTTCGAGACCACCGCCGGCATGAACGTGCCCGGCGCCTGGAACACCACCACCGGCACCGGCGTCACCGTCGCCGTCATCGACACCGGCTACGTCGCCCACTCCGACCTCGCCGCGAACATCGTCGGCGGCTACGACTTCATCGCCGACACCGCCGTCGCCGTCGACGGCAACGGCCGCGACAGCGACCCCGCCGACCCCGGCGACTGGTACGCCGCGGGCGAGTGCGGCGCGGGCGTCCCCGCCTCCAACTCCTCCTGGCACGGCACTCACGTCGCCGGCACCATCGCCGCGGTGACCAACAACGCCAAGGGCATGGCGGGCATCGCCTACGGCGCGAAGATCTCCCCGATCCGCGTCCTCGGCAAGTGCGGTGGCTACGACTCCGACATCATCGACGCCATCACCTGGGCGTCCGGCGGCACCGTCTCCGGCGTGCCCGCCAACACCAACGTCGCCAAGGTCATCAACATGAGCCTCGGCGGCGACGGTGCCTGCACCAGCGCCACCCAGAACGCCATCAACGCGGCCGTCGGCCGCGGCACCACGGTGGTCGTCGCGTCGGGCAACGACAACGAGAACGTGGCCAACCACTCGCCGGGCAACTGCAACAACGTGATCTCGGTCGCCGCGACCAACCGCACCGGCGCGAAGGCCTCCTACTCCAACTACGGCTCCCTGATCGACATCTCGGCGCCCGGCGGCCAGACCAGCACCGGCACCGCGAACGGCATCTACTCCACGCTGAACTCCGGCACCAAGACGCCGTCGACCGAGTCGTACGCCTTCTACCAGGGCACCAGCATGGCCACCCCGCACGTCGCGGGCCTCGCCGCGCTGATGAAGTCGGCCAACTCCGCCCTCACCCCGGCCCAGATCGAGTCGGCGATCAAGGCCAACGCCCGTCCGCTGCCCGGCGCCTGCTCCGGCGGCTGCGGCGCGGGTCTCGCCGACGCCACCAAGACCGTGCAGGCGGTGACCGGCTCCGGCGGATCCACCGGCGGCACCACCTTCACCAGCACCACCGCGGTGAACATCCCGGACGCCGGCTCGGCGGTCGAGTCCCCGATCACCGTCACCGGCCGCAGCGGCAACGCCCCCTCCGCCCTCCAGGTGGGCGTGGACATCACCCACACCTACCGCGGTGACCTGGTCATCGACCTGGTGGCGCCGGACGGCACCGCCTACCGGCTGAAGTCCTCCAGCTCCTCGGACTCCGCCGACAACGTCCTGACCACCTACACGGTGAACGCCTCCGGCGAGGTCGCCAACGGCACCTGGAAGCTGCGCGTGCAGGATGTGGCCGCGCAGGACACCGGCCGCCTCAACAGCTGGAAGCTGACGTTCTGA
- a CDS encoding ScbR family autoregulator-binding transcription factor, with amino-acid sequence MARQLRAEQTRATIIAAAADLFDRHGYESTSLSDIVEHAHVTKGALYFHFAAKEDLAHAIMEIQSQASRRLAREVDDRNCSSLEALMRITFGIARLAVEGPVARAGLRLATAGVGVRPPLPHPFTEWLEIASRKLAGAVKECDVHPDIDIDAVAHSLVGFFVGTRVMGRTLEPYVRLPRRVAEMWYVLVRGLVPVTRRPRYLSLVAQLERETRTV; translated from the coding sequence ATGGCGAGGCAGTTACGCGCCGAACAGACCCGGGCGACGATTATCGCGGCCGCCGCCGACCTGTTCGACCGGCACGGCTACGAATCGACCAGCCTCAGCGACATCGTCGAGCACGCCCACGTCACCAAGGGCGCCCTCTACTTCCACTTCGCGGCCAAGGAAGACCTGGCCCACGCCATCATGGAGATCCAGTCCCAGGCCTCGCGCCGGCTGGCCCGCGAGGTGGACGATCGCAACTGCTCCTCGCTCGAAGCCCTGATGCGCATCACCTTCGGCATCGCCCGGCTCGCCGTCGAGGGGCCGGTCGCCCGCGCCGGACTGCGCCTGGCCACCGCGGGCGTGGGCGTACGGCCGCCGCTGCCGCACCCGTTCACCGAGTGGCTGGAGATCGCCTCCCGCAAACTCGCGGGCGCGGTCAAGGAGTGCGACGTCCATCCGGACATCGACATAGACGCCGTCGCCCACTCCCTCGTCGGCTTCTTCGTCGGCACCCGCGTCATGGGCCGCACCCTCGAACCGTACGTGCGCCTGCCCCGCAGGGTCGCCGAGATGTGGTACGTCCTGGTCCGCGGCCTCGTGCCGGTGACCCGCCGCCCGCGCTACCTCAGCCTGGTCGCCCAACTCGAGCGCGAGACCAGAACGGTGTGA
- a CDS encoding damage-control phosphatase ARMT1 family protein, which translates to MPDTAPAPPVLRADRTGSFPHGVLAERHPAIIRQVRESTPYDPDRRRALDALLAQCTHGVVAPLPTDAPDLSRWRDWGLNTHTGQSWFDLPWLWSESYFYRLLLQATGYFTPGPWHGIDPFRPAKLAELDAPGTDEELAALDALAGRPADERSRALLHGSLWGNRADLGFRLSAEGADTRDAAPGLLADDSDVLWSLLPPSGTGTLCLVADNAGRELIPDLLLIADLLDRGRVARAVLHVKPYPYYVSDATTADVLDALRRLTSAPGAAAAYGRRLWTAMTDGRLTVRAHRFSAAPLPYAEMPDDLRAEFAAATLTVVKGDLNYRRLVGDRRWPPTTPFADLTAYFPGPVAALRTLKSEVVCGLDAATEATLTAAEGDHWRTAGTHALIQVGR; encoded by the coding sequence ATGCCCGACACCGCCCCCGCGCCGCCCGTGCTCCGCGCCGACCGGACCGGCTCGTTCCCCCACGGTGTGCTGGCCGAGCGCCACCCCGCGATCATCCGGCAGGTACGGGAGTCCACCCCGTACGACCCCGACCGGCGCCGCGCCCTCGACGCCCTGCTCGCCCAGTGCACCCACGGCGTCGTCGCACCCCTCCCCACCGACGCCCCGGACCTGAGCCGCTGGCGGGACTGGGGACTCAACACCCACACCGGACAGTCCTGGTTCGACCTCCCCTGGCTGTGGTCCGAGAGCTACTTCTACCGGCTCCTCCTGCAAGCCACCGGCTACTTCACCCCCGGCCCCTGGCACGGCATCGACCCCTTCCGCCCGGCCAAGCTCGCCGAACTCGACGCACCCGGAACCGACGAGGAACTGGCCGCCCTCGACGCCCTCGCGGGCCGCCCCGCCGACGAACGCAGCCGCGCCCTGCTCCACGGCTCCCTCTGGGGCAACCGCGCCGACCTCGGCTTCCGCCTCTCCGCCGAGGGCGCCGACACCCGGGACGCCGCCCCCGGCCTGCTCGCCGACGACAGCGACGTCCTCTGGTCACTGCTCCCGCCCTCCGGCACGGGCACCCTCTGCCTCGTCGCCGACAACGCGGGCCGCGAACTCATCCCCGACCTCCTGCTCATCGCCGACCTCCTCGACCGGGGCCGCGTCGCCCGGGCCGTCCTGCACGTCAAGCCCTACCCGTACTACGTCTCCGACGCCACCACCGCCGACGTCCTCGACGCCCTGCGCCGGCTGACCTCGGCGCCCGGCGCGGCCGCGGCCTACGGGCGGCGCCTGTGGACGGCGATGACCGACGGCCGGCTCACCGTCCGCGCCCACCGCTTCTCCGCCGCCCCGCTGCCCTACGCCGAGATGCCGGACGACCTGCGCGCCGAGTTCGCCGCCGCCACCCTGACCGTGGTCAAGGGCGACCTCAACTACCGCCGCCTGGTGGGCGACCGGCGCTGGCCCCCGACCACCCCCTTCGCCGACCTCACGGCCTACTTCCCCGGACCCGTCGCCGCCCTGCGCACCCTGAAGTCGGAGGTCGTCTGCGGCCTCGACGCCGCCACCGAGGCCACGCTGACCGCCGCCGAGGGAGACCACTGGCGCACCGCCGGCACCCACGCGCTGATCCAGGTCGGACGGTGA
- a CDS encoding alpha/beta hydrolase encodes MTSFELPHELHGDGAHKVFAVHGWFADRSAYAPVLPDLDRTAFQYALVDLRGYGEARDAPGEYTTREAAVDLVELAGRLGWERFSVVGHSMGGAVAQRLLAVAPHRIHRIVGVSPVPASGLALPPEQWELFADAAHRPENRRAIIDITTGGRRPAAWLDRMVARSLACSDPKAFRAWLDSWARDDFHDRVEGATVPALAIAGALDPALSADLLRQTWLAWYPRAEVRELPCAGHYAMDETPLELIRVVEDFLRADGTGSGTGPEGGPA; translated from the coding sequence ATGACGTCCTTCGAGCTCCCCCACGAACTGCACGGCGACGGGGCCCACAAGGTGTTCGCCGTGCACGGTTGGTTCGCCGACCGCTCCGCGTACGCGCCGGTGCTGCCGGACCTGGACCGGACGGCGTTCCAGTACGCGCTGGTCGACCTGCGCGGCTACGGCGAGGCCCGCGACGCCCCGGGCGAGTACACGACCCGGGAGGCCGCCGTGGACCTGGTGGAGCTGGCCGGCCGGCTGGGCTGGGAGCGGTTCTCGGTGGTGGGGCACTCGATGGGCGGCGCGGTCGCCCAGCGGCTGCTCGCCGTCGCCCCGCACCGCATACACCGGATCGTGGGCGTCTCACCGGTGCCGGCCTCGGGGCTGGCGCTGCCGCCGGAGCAGTGGGAGTTGTTCGCCGACGCCGCGCACCGGCCGGAGAACCGGCGGGCCATCATCGACATCACCACGGGCGGGCGCCGCCCCGCCGCCTGGCTGGACCGGATGGTCGCGCGCTCGCTGGCGTGCAGCGACCCGAAGGCGTTCCGCGCCTGGCTGGACTCCTGGGCGCGGGACGACTTCCACGACCGTGTCGAGGGTGCGACGGTCCCGGCGCTCGCGATCGCCGGGGCGCTCGACCCCGCGCTGTCGGCGGACCTGCTCCGGCAGACCTGGTTGGCCTGGTATCCGCGCGCCGAAGTGCGGGAACTGCCCTGCGCGGGGCACTACGCGATGGACGAGACGCCGCTGGAGCTGATCCGGGTGGTGGAGGACTTCCTGCGGGCGGACGGCACCGGCTCCGGCACCGGCCCCGAGGGCGGGCCCGCATGA